From the Neoarius graeffei isolate fNeoGra1 chromosome 1, fNeoGra1.pri, whole genome shotgun sequence genome, one window contains:
- the LOC132893802 gene encoding E3 ubiquitin-protein ligase TRIM21-like: protein MVISCSAFGCTNRQGQKEGLLFYRVPADAERRAKWVSAVRRENWNPSSTSRICSEYFISVSGDSSSLLSEEQLLCSICLDVFTDPLSTPCGHNFCKSCLTQCWEKSQHCHCPLCKEKFTKKPELKINTTLREVADHFKKKRGPDKPEVLCDACTGEKLKALKSCLDCRATFCKTHFELHNLVSSFKKHKLINPVENLEDYICQKHERPLELFCRDDQTCVCQFCTETDHKNHNTVPIEEESGVRKTQLGKTQTDVQQMIQDRLKKIQEIKHSVELSKRSTEKEKAGSVEVFTALIRSIERSQAELLEVMEEKQKAAERQAEGLIKELEQEITVLKRRDTELEQLSHTEEHLHLLQIYSSMCSPPHTKNWTEISINTDLSGDTVRTALSQLQQTLNKKLTKTLNDKLKEAVSTELKRIQQYAVDVTLDPDTAQPYLILSADGKQVTHGDKRQNLPETPQRFDRYVMVLGKQSFSSGRFYYEVQVRGKTEWDLGVVRENINRKGTITLEPQNGLWTVVLRNENQYKACADPSVPLTLREKLETVGVFVDYEEGLVSFYDVKSRSHIYSFTGQSFTEKLYPYFSPGLNDGGKNSAPLIISPVLNTE, encoded by the exons tttctggtgactccagcagtCTCCTGTCTGAAGAGCAGCTGCTGTGTTCGATCTGTCTGGATGTGTTCACTGATCCACTCAGCACTCCATGTGGACACAACTTCTGTAAGAGCTGCCTTACACAGTGCTGGGAGAAGAGTCAACACTGTCACTGTCCATTATGTAAAGAGAAATTCACCAAGAAACCTGAACTGAAGATTAATACAACACTGAGAGAGGTTGCAGATCACTTCAAGAAGAAACGTGGTCCTGACAAACCTGAGGTTCTTTGTGATGCCTGCACTGGAGAGAAGCTGAAGGCTCTGAAATCCTGTCTGGATTGTCGTGCAACTTTCTGTAAAACTCATTTCGAACTTCATAATCTTGTTTCAAGCTTTAAGAAACATAAATTAATAAACCctgtggagaacctggaggactacATATGCCAGAAACATGAGCGACCACTGGAGCTGTTCTGTAGAGATGATCAGacgtgtgtgtgtcagttctgcACTGAGACAGACCACAAGAATCACAACACTGTTCCTATAGAGGAGGAGAGCGGAGTGAGGAAG ACTCAGCTGGGGAAAACACAGACAGATGTGCAGCAGATGATTCAGGACCGACTGAAGAAGATCCAAGAGATCAAACACTCAGTCGAGCTCAGCAAA AGAAgcacagagaaagagaaagcagGCAGTGTTGAAGTCTTCACTGCTCTGATTCGCTCCATTGAGAGAAGTCAGGCTGAGCTGCTCgaggtgatggaggagaagcAGAAAGCAGCAGAGAGGCAGGCTGAAGGACTCATTAAAGAGCTGGAGCAGGAAATCACTGTGCTAAAGAGGAGagacactgagctggagcagctctcACACACTGAGGAGCATCTCCACCTCCTACAG ATTTACTCCTCCATGTGCAGCCCTCCACACACCAAGAACTGGACTGAGATCAGTATTAACACTGATCTGAGTGGGGACACTGTGAGGACAGCTCTGTCTCAGCTTCAGCAGACTCTGAATAAGAAACTCACTAAAACACTCAATGACAAGTTAAAGGAAGCAG TTTCCACAGAACTGAAGAGGATTCAGCAGTATGCAG tgGATGTGACTCTGGATCCTGATACAGCTCAACCATATCTCATCCTGTCTGCTGATGGAAAACaagtgacacatggagacaaacgacAGAATCTCCCTGAAACACCACAGAGGTTTGATCGATATGTTATGGTTCTGGGAAAGCAGAGTTTCTCCTCAGGGAGATTTTATTATGAGGTGCAGGTCAGAGGGAAAACTGAGTGGGATTTAGGAGTTGTGAGAGAGAACATTAACAGGAAGGGGACGATTACACTGGAACCTCAGAATGGATTGTGGACTGTGGTACTGAGGAATGAGAATCAGTATAAGGCTTGTGCTGATCCCTCTGTCCCCCTCACACTGAGAGAGAAGCTGGAGACGGTGGGGGTGTTTGTGGATTATGAGGAGGGTCTGGTCTCCTTTTATGATGTGAAGTCCAGATCTCATATCTACTCTTTCACTGGTCAGTCTTTCACTGAGAAACTCTATCCATACTTCAGTCCTGGTTTAAATGATGGAGGTAAAAATTCAGCCCCACTGATCATCTCTCCTGTATTAAACACTGAATGA